A genomic segment from Bradyrhizobium sp. ISRA430 encodes:
- a CDS encoding Crp/Fnr family transcriptional regulator: MTDHRSGIGNRLLAALPPADLGLLTPYFQKVSFEPDAVLVRSGDELDPVYFPHSGAIAFMLDMPDGQTVATTLMGREGALSSFSVLGPSPSSVTAVARVAGTASLISAAKFRTAYAQSAAIRNVVQVHARTVLLQLQHVAACNALHRVDGRMARWLLQLHDRVPADLLPVTQEALAQLLGVRRTTVTLTMSKLREAGAVTSDRRGFVEIDRARLERVACDCYALMQRKIDRIYCQELSAQPPAHAPFREGAVVASD; encoded by the coding sequence GTGACCGATCACCGCTCCGGCATCGGGAATCGGCTACTGGCGGCCTTGCCACCAGCGGATCTCGGCTTGCTCACACCCTACTTCCAGAAGGTCTCGTTCGAACCCGATGCCGTCCTGGTGCGGTCGGGCGATGAGCTCGACCCGGTCTATTTTCCCCATAGCGGCGCAATCGCCTTCATGCTCGATATGCCGGACGGGCAAACGGTCGCAACCACCTTGATGGGGCGGGAGGGCGCTTTGTCCTCGTTCTCCGTGCTCGGCCCGTCGCCTTCATCCGTGACCGCGGTTGCTCGCGTGGCCGGAACGGCATCGCTGATTTCCGCCGCCAAATTTCGCACTGCCTATGCGCAAAGCGCAGCCATCAGGAATGTCGTGCAGGTCCACGCCCGCACGGTGTTGTTGCAGCTCCAGCACGTAGCCGCTTGCAACGCGCTGCACCGGGTGGATGGCCGCATGGCGCGGTGGCTCCTGCAGCTTCACGACCGCGTTCCCGCTGATCTCCTTCCGGTGACGCAGGAGGCGCTTGCGCAATTGCTCGGGGTGCGGCGGACGACAGTGACCCTGACGATGAGCAAGCTGCGCGAGGCCGGCGCCGTCACGTCCGACCGGCGTGGGTTCGTAGAGATCGATCGGGCCCGGCTCGAGAGGGTCGCATGCGATTGTTATGCGCTCATGCAGCGCAAGATCGATCGGATTTATTGCCAGGAATTGTCGGCGCAGCCGCCTGCCCACGCGCCGTTCCGGGAAGGCGCCGTCGTCGCCTCCGACTGA
- a CDS encoding SUMF1/EgtB/PvdO family nonheme iron enzyme, with the protein MGSFKPNAFVLYDMAGNAAEWVEDCWSEGYRGAPTDGSASVKLGCRERVLRGGSFNNDPKYLRSAARFKYDFNVRYLANGFRVVREKDGD; encoded by the coding sequence GTGGGATCATTCAAACCAAATGCATTCGTTCTTTATGACATGGCCGGCAATGCCGCAGAGTGGGTCGAGGATTGCTGGAGCGAGGGCTATCGTGGGGCGCCGACAGACGGATCCGCCTCGGTCAAACTAGGTTGTCGCGAGCGGGTGCTTCGCGGCGGCTCATTCAACAACGACCCAAAATATCTGCGTTCGGCGGCGCGCTTCAAATACGACTTCAACGTGCGATATCTCGCAAATGGATTTCGAGTCGTTCGCGAGAAAGACGGCGATTAG
- a CDS encoding DUF1349 domain-containing protein, with translation MILCRSDGVWLNEPERWTADGDSLQVITDKATDFWRETHYGFNRDSGHFLGFPAGEAFTAELRVQGDFQALYDQAGIMVRIDAHHWVKAGIELSDGRAMLASVLTDGRSDWATAPYEHNSDDFWVRATVANGVLRLQFSADGKLWPLMRLAPFARAKSYLVGPMACTPERAGLKVVFSTFRLTPPLGKDLHDLG, from the coding sequence ATGATTCTCTGCAGAAGCGACGGCGTATGGCTGAACGAACCGGAACGGTGGACGGCAGATGGCGACAGCCTTCAGGTAATTACCGACAAAGCCACCGATTTCTGGCGCGAAACCCATTACGGGTTCAATCGCGACAGTGGCCATTTTCTGGGCTTTCCGGCTGGGGAGGCATTCACCGCCGAACTGCGTGTCCAGGGTGACTTCCAGGCGCTCTACGATCAGGCGGGCATCATGGTGCGCATCGACGCGCACCATTGGGTCAAGGCCGGGATCGAACTCTCGGACGGGAGAGCCATGCTTGCGAGCGTGCTGACTGATGGACGATCGGATTGGGCGACGGCGCCCTACGAGCACAATTCCGACGACTTCTGGGTGCGCGCAACGGTCGCCAACGGCGTCCTTCGGCTGCAGTTTTCGGCCGACGGCAAGCTCTGGCCGCTCATGCGGCTGGCGCCGTTCGCGAGGGCGAAGTCCTACCTCGTGGGACCGATGGCTTGCACACCCGAGCGCGCCGGATTGAAAGTCGTGTTCTCAACGTTTCGACTGACACCGCCGCTTGGCAAGGATCTCCACGATCTGGGCTGA
- a CDS encoding DUF4399 domain-containing protein, protein MLIDTSLPPFDQPIPNDFNHLHFGAGQTEAKVTLPLGRHTLQLVLADENHMAHDPPVYSKPIHVVVTANGRKPVRKNHRIARR, encoded by the coding sequence TTGCTGATCGATACCAGCCTCCCGCCATTCGACCAGCCGATACCGAATGACTTCAACCATCTCCATTTCGGCGCCGGTCAAACCGAAGCCAAGGTCACCCTGCCCTTAGGCCGCCACACGTTACAGCTCGTCCTGGCCGACGAAAACCACATGGCACACGACCCTCCGGTCTATTCAAAGCCGATCCATGTTGTGGTCACCGCCAACGGACGCAAGCCGGTTCGAAAAAATCACCGAATAGCGCGGCGATAG